The following proteins come from a genomic window of Trifolium pratense cultivar HEN17-A07 linkage group LG4, ARS_RC_1.1, whole genome shotgun sequence:
- the LOC123923780 gene encoding scarecrow-like transcription factor PAT1 produces the protein MQASEQHRSSSMYYQPLQQMEAYCLPQYRNLNHQLYNNDGGHRTQLSAPSSSDLYYCTLESSSAAGSLAVYNSPSTVSFSPNDSPMSQQDSQSYPPDKYHSPDNTYGSPMSGSCITEDLSSFKHKLRELENVMLGPDSDNLDSYDSAMSNGTNFGSLEMDSWRQTMVAISSKNLKHILTACAKAIADNDYLMAQWLMDELRQMVSVSGEPIQRLGAYMLEGLVARLSASGSSIYKSLRCKEPESAELLSYMNILYEVCPYFKFGYMSANGAIAEAMKNEARVHIIDFQISQGSQWISLIQAFAARPGGPPHIRITGIDDPTSAYARGGGLHIVEKRLLKLAQHFKVPFEFHAAAISGCDVQLHNLGVRPGEALAVNFAFMLHHMPDESVSTQNHRDRLLRLVKSLSPKVVTLVEQESNTNTAAFFPRFLETMDYYTAMFESIDVTLPREHKERINVEQHCLARDLVNIIACEGVERVERHELLGKWRSRFAMAGFTPYPLSSLVNGTIKKLLENYSDRYRLQEKDGALYLGWMNRDLVASCAWK, from the coding sequence ATGCAGGCATCGGAGCAACATAGAAGTTCGAGTATGTACTATCAACCGTTGCAACAAATGGAAGCCTATTGCTTGCCGCAGTATCGAAATTTAAATCATCAGCTATACAACAATGATGGAGGCCACAGAACTCAATTATCGGCTCCAAGTTCTTCTGACCTTTATTACTGCACCTTGGAGTCGTCTTCTGCAGCTGGAAGTTTAGCCGTTTACAACTCTCCTTCAACTGTTAGTTTCTCGCCTAATGATAGTCCAATGTCGCAGCAAGATTCACAGTCATATCCACCTGATAAGTATCATTCCCCCGACAATACCTATGGCTCTCCAATGAGTGGATCGTGTATAACCGAAGATTTAAGTAGTTTTAAGCACAAGCTGAGAGAATTGGAAAATGTAATGCTTGGTCCTGACTCTGATAATCTTGATAGTTATGACAGTGCCATGAGCAACGGAACCAATTTCGGTTCGCTTGAAATGGACAGTTGGAGACAAACAATGGTAGCAATTTCGAGCAAAAATCTAAAGCATATCCTTACTGCATGTGCCAAAGCAATTGCAGACAATGATTATCTAATGGCACAGTGGCTGATGGACGAATTACGGCAGATGGTGTCGGTTTCTGGCGAACCGATTCAAAGGTTGGGAGCATACATGTTGGAAGGACTCGTTGCACGGTTGTCTGCTTCTGGGAGTTCAATTTACAAATCATTAAGATGCAAAGAACCGGAAAGTGCCGAGCTTCTCTCTTACATGAACATACTTTATGAGGTTTGCCCTTACTTCAAATTCGGATACATGTCTGCAAACGGAGCCATTGCAGAAGCAATGAAAAATGAAGCCAGAGTTCATATTATTGATTTCCAAATTTCTCAAGGAAGCCAATGGATTTCGTTGATTCAAGCTTTTGCAGCTAGGCCTGGTGGGCCGCCGCACATCCGTATCACAGGTATCGATGATCCGACCTCAGCTTATGCCCGGGGAGGTGGACTACATATAGTTGAAAAGAGGTTATTAAAGCTTGCTCAGCATTTCAAAGTCCCGTTTGAATTTCATGCCGCAGCTATCTCCGGTTGTGATGTTCAACTGCATAACCTCGGAGTTCGACCTGGAGAAGCTCTTGCGGTAAATTTTGCATTCATGCTACACCACATGCCTGATGAGAGTGTCAGCACTCAGAATCATAGGGATAGGCTTCTGAGGTTAGTTAAGAGCCTATCACCAAAAGTTGTGACACTTGTCGAGCAAGAATCTAACACAAACACTGCAGCATTCTTTCCTCGTTTCCTTGAAACTATGGACTATTACACGGCAATGTTCGAGTCAATAGACGTGACTCTTCCAAGAGAGCATAAAGAGAGAATCAATGTTGAGCAGCATTGCTTGGCAAGAGACTTAGTTAACATCATAGCTTGTGAAGGGGTCGAGAGAGTGGAACGACACGAACTGCTAGGGAAGTGGAGATCAAGATTTGCAATGGCTGGTTTCACTCCTTACCCTTTGAGTTCATTGGTGAATGGTACCATAAAGAAATTGCTTGAGAATTACAGTGATAGATATAGACTTCAAGAGAAAGATGGAGCTTTATACCTTGGTTGGATGAATAGAGATTTGGTTGCTTCTTGTGCTTGGAAATGA
- the LOC123921187 gene encoding heterogeneous nuclear ribonucleoprotein 1 isoform X1 has protein sequence MQSDNGKLFIGGISWDTNEERLREYFSTYGEVKEAVIMKDRTSGRARGFGFVVFIDPAVAEIVIKEKHNIDGRMVEAKKAVPRDDQNVLSRTSGSIQGSPGPGRTRKIFVGGLASTVTESDFKKYFDQFGTITDVVVMYDHNTQRPRGFGFITYDSEEAVDQVLLKTFHELNGKMVEVKRAVPKELSPGPTRSPLSGYNYGLSRVNSFLNGFSQGYSPSTVGGYGLRMDGRFSPVASGRNAFAPFGSAYGMGMNFEPGLSPGFGGNANFNGNLSYGRGLNPYFIGSSNRFGSPVGYESGNGGNNSFFSSVTRNLWGNGSLNYGTNSANSSAYIGSGSGNVGGNAFGNTGVNWSSSPISGHGGGNNVSQGSGNLGYGGGNNGYGLGTEGYGRSSGSTLAPTSSYSASNGGGVDGAFADFYNNNSVYGDTTWRSSNSERDGSGPFGYGLGGAASDVSAKTSPGYVGGYTVNKRQPNRGKSDISYSYLSQLLSQSA, from the exons ATGCAATCAGATAATGGCAAGTTATTTATTGGTGGAATATCGTGGGACACAAATGAAGAACGACTCAGGGAGTATTTTAGTACTTATGGTGAGGTTAAGGAAGCAGTGATAATGAAGGATCGGACATCTGGTAGAGCTCGTGGATTTGGTTTTGTTGTTTTCATCGACCCAGCTGTTGCAGAAATTGTCATCAAAGAGAAGCACAACATCGATGGAAGGATG GTTGAGGCGAAGAAAGCCGTTCCTCGTGATGATCAGAATGTATTGAGTAGAACCAGTGGCAGCATCCAAGGTTCTCCTGGTCCAGGTCGCACAAGAAAGAtatttgttggaggtttagctTCTACAGTGACAGAGAGTGATTTCAAGAAGTACTTTGATCAGTTTGGGACTATAACAGATGTTGTAGTAATGTATGATCACAACACTCAGAGGCCACGGGGCTTTGGATTTATCACTTATGATTCAGAAGAGGCTGTTGACCAGGTCTTACTTAAGACGTTTCATGAATTGAACGGTAAAATGGTTGAGGTCAAGCGAGCAGTTCCTAAGGAGTTATCGCCAGGACCTACCCGCTCTCCTCTCAGCGGATACAACTATGGTCTGAGTAGGGTCAATAGTTTCTTGAATGGTTTCAGTCAGGGGTACAGTCCAAGTACTGTTGGAGGCTATGGACTTCGGATGGATGGTAGGTTCAGTCCGGTTGCTAGTGGCCGAAATGCATTTGCGCCATTTGGTTCTGCTTATGGAATGGGTATGAATTTCGAGCCTGGTTTGAGTCCTGGATTTGGAGGTAATGCAAATTTCAATGGAAATCTTAGCTATGGACGGGGCTTAAATCCGTACTTCATCGGCAGCTCCAATAGGTTTGGCAGTCCTGTTGGATATGAAAGTGGTAATGGAGGAAACAATTCGTTCTTCAGTTCTGTGACTCGAAATTTGTGGGGGAATGGAAGCCTTAACTATGGAACAAATTCTGCAAATTCCAGTGCATACATTGGATCAGGGAGTGGGAATGTTGGAGGAAATGCATTCGGCAATACTGGAGTTAACTGGAGTTCTTCCCCGATTTCTGGACACGGTGGAGGGAACAATGTGTCACAGGGTAGTGGCAACCTTGGATATGGAGGTGGCAACAACGGTTATGGATTAGGGACTGAAGGGTATGGAAGAAGCAGTGGCTCCACTCTTGCACCAACATCTTCATACTCTGCATCAAATGGTGGTGGTGTTGATGGTGCTTTTGCTGATTTTTACAACAATAATTCGGTCTATGGGGACACCACTTGGCGATCTTCGAATTCTGAGAGAGATGGATCTGGCCCCTTTGGTTACGGACTTGGTGGTGCAGCTTCAGATGTTTCTGCCAAGACTTCTCCTGGTTATGTTGGTGGTTATACTGTTAATAAAAGGCAGCCAAATAGGGGTAAGAGCGACATTTCCTACTCATACTTATCTCAACTTCTCAGTCAATCAGCATAA
- the LOC123921187 gene encoding heterogeneous nuclear ribonucleoprotein 1 isoform X3, with amino-acid sequence MQSDNGKLFIGGISWDTNEERLREYFSTYGEVKEAVIMKDRTSGRARGFGFVVFIDPAVAEIVIKEKHNIDGRMVEAKKAVPRDDQNVLSRTSGSIQGSPGPGRTRKIFVGGLASTVTESDFKKYFDQFGTITDVVVMYDHNTQRPRGFGFITYDSEEAVDQVLLKTFHELNGKMVEVKRAVPKELSPGPTRSPLSGYNYGLSRVNSFLNGFSQGYSPSTVGGYGLRMDGRFSPVASGRNAFAPFGSAYGMGMNFEPGLSPGFGGNANFNGNLSYGRGLNPYFIGSSNRFGSPVGYESGNGGNNSFFSSVTRNLWGNGSLNYGTNSANSSAYIGSGSGNVGGNAFGNTGVNWSSSPISGHGGGNNVSQGSGNLGYGGGNNGYGLGTEGYGRSSGSTLAPTSSYSASNGGGVDGAFADFYNNNSVYGDTTWRSSNSERDGSGPFGYGLGGAASDVSAKTSPGYVGGYTVNKRQPNRGITT; translated from the exons ATGCAATCAGATAATGGCAAGTTATTTATTGGTGGAATATCGTGGGACACAAATGAAGAACGACTCAGGGAGTATTTTAGTACTTATGGTGAGGTTAAGGAAGCAGTGATAATGAAGGATCGGACATCTGGTAGAGCTCGTGGATTTGGTTTTGTTGTTTTCATCGACCCAGCTGTTGCAGAAATTGTCATCAAAGAGAAGCACAACATCGATGGAAGGATG GTTGAGGCGAAGAAAGCCGTTCCTCGTGATGATCAGAATGTATTGAGTAGAACCAGTGGCAGCATCCAAGGTTCTCCTGGTCCAGGTCGCACAAGAAAGAtatttgttggaggtttagctTCTACAGTGACAGAGAGTGATTTCAAGAAGTACTTTGATCAGTTTGGGACTATAACAGATGTTGTAGTAATGTATGATCACAACACTCAGAGGCCACGGGGCTTTGGATTTATCACTTATGATTCAGAAGAGGCTGTTGACCAGGTCTTACTTAAGACGTTTCATGAATTGAACGGTAAAATGGTTGAGGTCAAGCGAGCAGTTCCTAAGGAGTTATCGCCAGGACCTACCCGCTCTCCTCTCAGCGGATACAACTATGGTCTGAGTAGGGTCAATAGTTTCTTGAATGGTTTCAGTCAGGGGTACAGTCCAAGTACTGTTGGAGGCTATGGACTTCGGATGGATGGTAGGTTCAGTCCGGTTGCTAGTGGCCGAAATGCATTTGCGCCATTTGGTTCTGCTTATGGAATGGGTATGAATTTCGAGCCTGGTTTGAGTCCTGGATTTGGAGGTAATGCAAATTTCAATGGAAATCTTAGCTATGGACGGGGCTTAAATCCGTACTTCATCGGCAGCTCCAATAGGTTTGGCAGTCCTGTTGGATATGAAAGTGGTAATGGAGGAAACAATTCGTTCTTCAGTTCTGTGACTCGAAATTTGTGGGGGAATGGAAGCCTTAACTATGGAACAAATTCTGCAAATTCCAGTGCATACATTGGATCAGGGAGTGGGAATGTTGGAGGAAATGCATTCGGCAATACTGGAGTTAACTGGAGTTCTTCCCCGATTTCTGGACACGGTGGAGGGAACAATGTGTCACAGGGTAGTGGCAACCTTGGATATGGAGGTGGCAACAACGGTTATGGATTAGGGACTGAAGGGTATGGAAGAAGCAGTGGCTCCACTCTTGCACCAACATCTTCATACTCTGCATCAAATGGTGGTGGTGTTGATGGTGCTTTTGCTGATTTTTACAACAATAATTCGGTCTATGGGGACACCACTTGGCGATCTTCGAATTCTGAGAGAGATGGATCTGGCCCCTTTGGTTACGGACTTGGTGGTGCAGCTTCAGATGTTTCTGCCAAGACTTCTCCTGGTTATGTTGGTGGTTATACTGTTAATAAAAGGCAGCCAAATAGGG GAATTACTACATAG
- the LOC123921783 gene encoding splicing factor ESS-2 homolog — MLQSPGHSPLHLSSPSPSISEFSVQNTNNSGSSIQHQKNQRHPTVLDEDTYAEALEKIIERDYFPDISKLRDRLDWLEAIKTGDPVQIRDAQLKIIERRRGGKVTASNPLDSRISNTPGSTFVRNFTPLDEFDGKTPVVTGLGLSEGEREEVGGVDTSLGLDQFLGRYTSEDNQSFSKILERVNRKRKERFGYLNDSANANSNAIEDEKRDRITDGYGTSYQPPSTLEGWNYTAKNLLMYHPADRGEVPLTEEERAVRIKASTKEIDRPNTRFHGKMMDSRPKDDGTVEVLYTPVAGATPVPMSFRDAEKLKKYDLEDLRKTPNPFYLESGKKAENGYSYVKTPSPAPGVDDSPFITWGEIEGTPLRLDMEDTPIDIGGSADGPHYRIPSAPARDAKAHSLSREAARNLRERSKMFRKPPLASPARGGSASPSMRTLSPAAQKFVRNAIAKSSSTVDETLRASYRGSTPALATPTRVRSVSRLGRDESTVSRSPSIREGSNPPW, encoded by the coding sequence ATGCTTCAATCTCCAGGCCACTCTCCTCTCCATCTCTCTTCACCATCTCCTTCAATTTCCGAATTTTCAGTACAAAACACTAACAATTCTGGTTCAAGTATTCAACACCAGAAGAATCAACGCCACCCAACGGTTCTTGATGAAGACACATATGCTGAAGCCTTGGAGAAGATTATCGAGCGTGATTACTTTCCCGATATCTCAAAGCTTCGTGATCGACTCGATTGGCTTGAAGCAATCAAAACCGGTGATCCTGTTCAAATTCGTGATGCTCAGTTGAAGATTATCGAGCGTCGTCGCGGAGGAAAGGTAACTGCTTCGAATCCTCTTGATTCTAGAATTTCGAATACACCGGGTTCCACTTTTGTTAGAAATTTTACTCCTTTAGATGAATTTGATGGTAAAACACCTGTAGTGACGGGTTTAGGTTTATCTGAGGGAGAGAGAGAAGAGGTTGGTGGAGTTGATACTTCACTTGGGCTTGATCAGTTTCTAGGTAGGTATACTAGTGAGGATAATCAAAGTTTTTCGAAGATTTTGGAGAGAGTGAATAGGAAGAGGAAAGAGAGGTTTGGTTATTTGAATGATAGTGCGAATGCGAATTCGAATGCTATTGAGGATGAAAAGAGGGATAGAATAACTGATGGTTATGGTACATCTTATCAACCTCCTAGTACATTGGAAGGATGGAATTATACTGCGAAGAATTTGTTGATGTATCATCCGGCTGATAGGGGCGAGGTTCCGTTGACTGAGGAGGAACGGGCTGTTAGAATTAAGGCTTCCACGAAGGAAATTGATCGTCCAAATACTAGGTTTCATGGTAAAATGATGGATTCTAGGCCGAAAGATGATGGAACGGTTGAGGTGCTTTATACTCCTGTTGCTGGTGCTACTCCTGTTCCTATGTCTTTTAGAGATGCGGAAAAGTTGAAGAAATATGATTTGGAGGATTTGAGAAAGACTCCTAATCCGTTTTATTTGGAATCTGGGAAGAAAGCTGAGAATGGTTATAGCTATGTTAAGACACCGTCTCCTGCGCCGGGAGTTGATGATTCACCGTTTATTACTTGGGGAGAAATTGAAGGGACACCGCTGAGGTTGGATATGGAGGATACACCGATTGATATTGGTGGGAGTGCTGATGGACCTCATTATAGGATTCCTTCTGCTCCGGCAAGAGATGCAAAGGCACACTCACTTTCCAGGGAGGCTGCGAGAAATCTGAGGGAGAGGTCGAAGATGTTTCGTAAACCCCCGTTGGCATCACCAGCTAGAGGTGGAAGTGCTAGTCCGAGTATGCGGACACTTTCTCCTGCTGCTCAGAAGTTTGTCCGGAATGCAATTGCCAAGTCATCATCAACTGTTGACGAGACACTCCGTGCAAGTTACCGTGGTTCTACTCCTGCGTTGGCTACTCCTACAAGAGTTAGAAGTGTATCGAGGCTTGGTAGAGATGAGAGCACGGTTTCCAGGTCTCCATCTATTAGAGAGGGCTCCAATCCTCCCTGGTGA
- the LOC123921187 gene encoding heterogeneous nuclear ribonucleoprotein 1 isoform X2 has product MKCFFCLCVDKMQSDNGKLFIGGISWDTNEERLREYFSTYGEVKEAVIMKDRTSGRARGFGFVVFIDPAVAEIVIKEKHNIDGRMVEAKKAVPRDDQNVLSRTSGSIQGSPGPGRTRKIFVGGLASTVTESDFKKYFDQFGTITDVVVMYDHNTQRPRGFGFITYDSEEAVDQVLLKTFHELNGKMVEVKRAVPKELSPGPTRSPLSGYNYGLSRVNSFLNGFSQGYSPSTVGGYGLRMDGRFSPVASGRNAFAPFGSAYGMGMNFEPGLSPGFGGNANFNGNLSYGRGLNPYFIGSSNRFGSPVGYESGNGGNNSFFSSVTRNLWGNGSLNYGTNSANSSAYIGSGSGNVGGNAFGNTGVNWSSSPISGHGGGNNVSQGSGNLGYGGGNNGYGLGTEGYGRSSGSTLAPTSSYSASNGGGVDGAFADFYNNNSVYGDTTWRSSNSERDGSGPFGYGLGGAASDVSAKTSPGYVGGYTVNKRQPNRGITT; this is encoded by the exons ATGAAGTGTTTCTTTTGCTTGTGTGTAGATAAAATGCAATCAGATAATGGCAAGTTATTTATTGGTGGAATATCGTGGGACACAAATGAAGAACGACTCAGGGAGTATTTTAGTACTTATGGTGAGGTTAAGGAAGCAGTGATAATGAAGGATCGGACATCTGGTAGAGCTCGTGGATTTGGTTTTGTTGTTTTCATCGACCCAGCTGTTGCAGAAATTGTCATCAAAGAGAAGCACAACATCGATGGAAGGATG GTTGAGGCGAAGAAAGCCGTTCCTCGTGATGATCAGAATGTATTGAGTAGAACCAGTGGCAGCATCCAAGGTTCTCCTGGTCCAGGTCGCACAAGAAAGAtatttgttggaggtttagctTCTACAGTGACAGAGAGTGATTTCAAGAAGTACTTTGATCAGTTTGGGACTATAACAGATGTTGTAGTAATGTATGATCACAACACTCAGAGGCCACGGGGCTTTGGATTTATCACTTATGATTCAGAAGAGGCTGTTGACCAGGTCTTACTTAAGACGTTTCATGAATTGAACGGTAAAATGGTTGAGGTCAAGCGAGCAGTTCCTAAGGAGTTATCGCCAGGACCTACCCGCTCTCCTCTCAGCGGATACAACTATGGTCTGAGTAGGGTCAATAGTTTCTTGAATGGTTTCAGTCAGGGGTACAGTCCAAGTACTGTTGGAGGCTATGGACTTCGGATGGATGGTAGGTTCAGTCCGGTTGCTAGTGGCCGAAATGCATTTGCGCCATTTGGTTCTGCTTATGGAATGGGTATGAATTTCGAGCCTGGTTTGAGTCCTGGATTTGGAGGTAATGCAAATTTCAATGGAAATCTTAGCTATGGACGGGGCTTAAATCCGTACTTCATCGGCAGCTCCAATAGGTTTGGCAGTCCTGTTGGATATGAAAGTGGTAATGGAGGAAACAATTCGTTCTTCAGTTCTGTGACTCGAAATTTGTGGGGGAATGGAAGCCTTAACTATGGAACAAATTCTGCAAATTCCAGTGCATACATTGGATCAGGGAGTGGGAATGTTGGAGGAAATGCATTCGGCAATACTGGAGTTAACTGGAGTTCTTCCCCGATTTCTGGACACGGTGGAGGGAACAATGTGTCACAGGGTAGTGGCAACCTTGGATATGGAGGTGGCAACAACGGTTATGGATTAGGGACTGAAGGGTATGGAAGAAGCAGTGGCTCCACTCTTGCACCAACATCTTCATACTCTGCATCAAATGGTGGTGGTGTTGATGGTGCTTTTGCTGATTTTTACAACAATAATTCGGTCTATGGGGACACCACTTGGCGATCTTCGAATTCTGAGAGAGATGGATCTGGCCCCTTTGGTTACGGACTTGGTGGTGCAGCTTCAGATGTTTCTGCCAAGACTTCTCCTGGTTATGTTGGTGGTTATACTGTTAATAAAAGGCAGCCAAATAGGG GAATTACTACATAG
- the LOC123881961 gene encoding probable serine/threonine-protein kinase WNK11, giving the protein MPAENWDGEVEAFVEIDPTGRFGRYNDLLGYGAVKKVYRGFDQEEGIEVAWNQVKLRNFSNDPVLINRLHSEVELLRNLSNKYIIVCYSVWKDDEHGNINFITEVCTSGNLRDYRKKHRHVSIKAFKKWSKQVLEGLEYLHTHDPCIIHRDLNCSNIFVNGNIGQVKIGDLGLAAIVGRSHAAHSILGTPEYMAPELYEEDYTEMVDIYSFGMCLLEMVTMEIPYSECDNVAKIYKKVTMGIKPQALSNVRDPEVKAFIEKCIAQPRARPSATDLLKDPFFSELNNDEESTSIST; this is encoded by the exons ATGCCTGCTGAAAATTGGGACGGTGAAGTAGAAGCATTTGTAGAAATCGATCCAACAGGTAGATTCGGTCGTTACAATGATTTACTCGGTTATGGAGCTGTGAAAAAAGTTTACAGAGGTTTTGATCAAGAAGAAGGAATTGAAGTTGCATGGAATCAAGTTAAACTTAGGAATTTCAGTAACGATCCTGTTCTTATTAATCGTCTTCATTCCGAAGTTGAATTGTTAAGAAATCTCAGTAATAAGTATATCATTGTTTGTTATAGTGTTTGGAAAGATGATGAACATGGTAATATCAATTTTATTACTGAGGTTTGTACTTCTGGAAATCTTAGGGATTATAGGAAGAAACATCGTCATGTTTCGATTAAGGCGTTTAAGAAATGGTCGAAACAAGTTCTTGAAGGATTGGAGTATCTTCATACACATGATCCTTGCATTATTCATAGAGATCTTAATTGCAGTAATATCTTTGTTAATGGGAACATTGGACAG GTGAAAATTGGTGATCTGGGATTGGCTGCAATAGTGGGAAGGAGCCATGCTGCACATTCAATTTTAGGGACTCCTGAGTATATGGCACCTGAGCTGTATGAGGAAGATTACACTGAGATGGTGGACATTTACTCTTTTGGAATGTGTTTGCTTGAAATGGTTACAATGGAGATACCATACAGTGAATGTGACAATGTAGCAAAGATATACAAAAAAGTCACAATGGGAATTAAGCCTCAAGCCTTAAGCAATGTCAGAGATCCAGAAGTGAAAGCATTCATTGAAAAATGCATTGCACAGCCAAGAGCAAGGCCTTCAGCTACTGATCTTCTTAAGGATCCTTTCTTTTCTGAACTCAACAATGATGAAGAATCAACATCTATCAGTACTTGA